A portion of the Algisphaera agarilytica genome contains these proteins:
- a CDS encoding ABC transporter ATP-binding protein, which yields MQTATPPATDPRQYDYAVEGPRQSQLWAQRYILFLQDVTAVFDGFKALDIADLGIGHNELRVVVGPNGAGKTTMCDVISGLTKPTTGKVYFNGGEITGQDETLIAQQGVGRKFQIPNVFDSLSVWENMLLALPNPAQGIGSKDHLRKLDPRISGPGGLAMLRFFKHCQTVGGKATPEARDRIHDILTRVRLIDDLHTPAKSLSHGQRQWLAISSLILASPKLLLVDEPAAGLTDAETALTAELLLELKDEHTIICIEHDMEFVRQLDSRVTVLNEGQVLAEGTLDQVQSDEAVIEAYLGR from the coding sequence ATGCAAACCGCCACGCCCCCCGCCACCGATCCCCGCCAGTACGACTACGCGGTCGAAGGCCCGCGTCAGAGCCAGCTCTGGGCGCAGCGTTACATCCTGTTCCTGCAGGACGTCACCGCGGTGTTCGACGGGTTCAAGGCCCTGGACATCGCCGACCTGGGCATCGGGCACAACGAGCTCCGCGTCGTTGTCGGCCCCAACGGCGCGGGCAAGACCACGATGTGCGACGTCATCTCCGGCCTAACCAAACCCACCACCGGCAAGGTCTACTTCAACGGCGGAGAGATCACCGGCCAGGACGAAACCCTCATCGCCCAGCAGGGCGTCGGCCGAAAGTTCCAGATCCCTAACGTGTTCGACTCGCTGAGCGTCTGGGAGAACATGCTGCTGGCCTTGCCCAACCCCGCTCAGGGCATCGGCAGCAAAGACCACCTGCGCAAACTCGACCCGCGCATCTCCGGCCCCGGCGGCCTGGCGATGCTGCGCTTCTTTAAGCACTGCCAGACCGTCGGCGGCAAGGCCACCCCCGAAGCCCGCGACCGGATCCACGACATCCTCACCCGCGTCCGCCTCATCGACGACCTGCACACCCCCGCCAAGTCGCTCAGCCACGGCCAGCGTCAATGGCTCGCCATCAGCTCGCTCATCCTCGCCAGCCCGAAGCTGCTGCTGGTCGACGAACCCGCCGCCGGCCTGACCGACGCCGAGACCGCGCTGACCGCCGAGCTCTTGCTTGAACTCAAAGACGAACACACCATCATCTGCATCGAGCACGACATGGAGTTTGTCCGCCAGCTCGATTCGCGCGTGACCGTGCTCAACGAAGGCCAGGTCCTGGCCGAGGGCACGCTGGATCAGGTGCAGAGCGACGAGGCCGTGATCGAAGCGTATTTGGGAAGATAA
- the urtE gene encoding urea ABC transporter ATP-binding subunit UrtE, protein MLNLRNIEFAYGGVKALDDVNMTMAPGKMTCVMGRNGVGKTTLMQNIIGLLRGSGSITLGDEEISGMTAHRRAQMGVALVPQGRMIFPKLTVEENLRIGLQARRDGGKSIPHEVFEVFPILKDFLKRNGGDLSGGQQQQLAIARAMVGEPRVMLLDEPTEGIQPNVIQQIGHVLKKLIAEKGMTIVLVEQYLDFVKEFGDHVYIMNRGTVVAETSASDMTPELVNDHLSV, encoded by the coding sequence ATGCTCAATCTCCGCAACATCGAATTCGCCTACGGCGGCGTCAAGGCCCTGGACGACGTCAACATGACCATGGCCCCGGGCAAGATGACCTGTGTCATGGGTCGCAACGGCGTGGGCAAGACCACCCTGATGCAAAACATCATCGGGCTGCTGCGCGGCAGCGGCTCGATCACGCTCGGCGACGAAGAGATCAGCGGGATGACCGCGCACCGTCGGGCACAGATGGGTGTCGCCCTCGTACCCCAGGGCCGGATGATCTTCCCCAAGCTGACCGTGGAAGAAAACCTGCGCATCGGCCTGCAGGCCCGACGCGACGGCGGCAAGTCGATCCCACACGAAGTCTTCGAGGTCTTCCCCATCCTCAAGGACTTCCTCAAACGCAACGGCGGCGACCTCTCCGGCGGGCAGCAGCAGCAGCTCGCCATCGCCCGGGCCATGGTCGGCGAGCCGCGCGTCATGCTGCTCGATGAACCGACCGAAGGCATCCAGCCCAACGTGATCCAGCAGATCGGCCACGTGCTCAAAAAGCTCATCGCCGAGAAGGGCATGACCATCGTACTCGTCGAGCAGTACCTCGATTTCGTCAAAGAGTTTGGCGACCACGTCTACATCATGAACCGTGGCACGGTGGTTGCAGAAACCTCAGCCAGCGACATGACCCCTGAACTCGTCAACGACCACCTCAGCGTTTAA
- a CDS encoding urease accessory protein UreD has protein sequence MLSATAPPDHDSTPRALAEADLSKPGRGHVAFEHVAGKTAITRCRAAAPLKFLTPSRRGDAAWAYANTFGGGLVAGDTIDLSLDVGDHATAVLTTQASTKVFHQQDGLGAQQHLTATLGEQAKLLVLPDPLTCFADAIYRQTQRFELTSSSSLVLLDWFTAGRSASGESWEFADYRSLNTVHVDGREIVFDQTRLTADTLAGTGPMCVGPYQVVANLFLVGPGVSEGIDQLEQWIDKRPIHDESRYLAGFSSADWGGVLRLIGRSTQTLTGLLKQQLYFTHPWIGGSPWDRKW, from the coding sequence ATGCTCAGCGCCACCGCCCCGCCCGATCACGACTCAACGCCCCGCGCGCTAGCCGAGGCGGACCTGTCGAAGCCGGGCCGGGGGCACGTCGCGTTCGAGCACGTGGCGGGCAAGACCGCGATCACGCGCTGCCGTGCCGCGGCGCCGCTGAAATTCCTCACGCCGTCGCGGCGCGGCGACGCCGCCTGGGCCTACGCCAACACGTTCGGCGGCGGGCTCGTGGCGGGCGACACGATCGACCTGTCGCTCGACGTCGGCGACCACGCCACCGCGGTGCTGACGACGCAGGCCTCGACCAAAGTCTTCCACCAGCAAGACGGGCTCGGCGCCCAGCAGCACCTCACCGCTACGCTCGGCGAACAGGCAAAACTGCTCGTGCTGCCCGATCCGTTGACATGCTTCGCCGACGCGATCTACCGCCAGACCCAGCGTTTTGAACTAACGTCTTCGTCCTCATTGGTGTTGCTCGACTGGTTCACCGCCGGGCGCAGCGCCTCGGGTGAGAGCTGGGAATTTGCGGACTACCGCAGTCTCAACACCGTGCATGTCGATGGCCGGGAGATCGTGTTCGACCAGACACGGCTGACCGCCGACACGCTCGCCGGCACCGGGCCGATGTGCGTCGGGCCTTATCAGGTGGTGGCAAACCTTTTCCTGGTCGGCCCCGGCGTGAGCGAAGGGATCGACCAACTCGAACAGTGGATCGACAAGCGGCCCATCCACGACGAGTCGCGCTACCTCGCGGGCTTCAGTAGCGCAGACTGGGGCGGGGTCTTGCGCTTGATCGGGCGAAGCACACAGACGTTAACCGGGCTGCTCAAACAACAGCTATACTTCACCCACCCCTGGATCGGTGGGAGTCCATGGGACCGCAAGTGGTAG
- the ureB gene encoding urease subunit beta, translating to MHLTPREIEKLMLHNAGFVAQKRLARGCKLNQPETVALIATVVMELIRDGKRVAECMDLGRQMLGRRQVMPGIAEMLHDVQVEATFPDGSKLVTVHHPIAAEDGNLELALYGSFLPVPDLSVFGNASTATDSAPGQVTAQAGDIELNAGRETVSIDVTNTGDRPIQVGSHYHFIETNAGLTFDRSASYGKRLDIPAGTAVRFEPGETKTVTLVAIAGDQIIRGGNNLADGQVDSAQQSEALKRVEAQGFGNATN from the coding sequence ATGCATTTGACGCCGCGCGAGATCGAAAAACTGATGCTGCACAACGCGGGCTTCGTCGCCCAGAAGCGCCTCGCCCGCGGATGCAAGCTCAACCAGCCCGAGACGGTCGCGCTCATCGCCACGGTCGTGATGGAGTTGATCCGTGACGGCAAGCGTGTCGCCGAGTGCATGGACCTCGGCCGGCAGATGCTGGGGCGTCGCCAAGTGATGCCGGGCATCGCCGAGATGCTGCACGACGTGCAGGTCGAAGCGACTTTCCCCGACGGCAGCAAGCTCGTGACCGTGCACCACCCCATCGCCGCAGAAGACGGCAACCTCGAACTCGCGCTCTACGGCAGCTTCCTGCCGGTGCCCGATCTTTCCGTCTTCGGCAACGCGTCCACCGCCACCGACAGCGCCCCCGGCCAGGTCACCGCGCAGGCGGGCGACATCGAACTCAACGCTGGCCGTGAAACCGTATCGATCGACGTGACCAACACCGGCGACCGCCCGATCCAGGTCGGCAGCCACTACCACTTCATCGAGACCAACGCGGGGCTGACCTTCGACCGCAGCGCTTCGTACGGCAAACGGCTGGACATACCGGCCGGCACCGCGGTACGTTTCGAGCCGGGCGAGACCAAGACCGTCACCCTCGTCGCCATCGCCGGCGACCAGATTATCCGCGGCGGCAACAACCTTGCCGACGGTCAAGTCGACTCCGCCCAACAAAGTGAAGCCCTCAAACGTGTCGAAGCCCAGGGCTTCGGCAACGCAACCAACTAA
- the ureC gene encoding urease subunit alpha, with translation MPYNMPRDAYAQMFGPTTGDLMRLGDTSLTLRVEKDLTSYGDECKFGGGKVLREGMGQRAGGDPDEALDYVITNALIVDYTGIYKADVGIKAGMITGIGKAGNPDVMPGVTPGMVVGVTTEAIAGEGHILTAGGLDTHVHYICPQIADEAIASGLTTLVGGGTGPATGTCATTCTPGANNIAMMMQAVDDIPMNFGFLGKGNTALPQGLPEQIAAGAIGMKLHEDWGTTPAAIDCCLGVADDMDVQVCIHTDTLNESGFVEASIAAFKGRTIHTYHTEGAGGGHAPDIIKVCGEANVIPSSTNPTRPYTVNTMDEHLDMLMVCHHLDKNLPEDVAFAESRIRGETIMAEDILHDLGAFSIMGSDSQAMGRVGEVITRTWQTASKMKDQRGTLGGDTEGQGDNERIKRYVAKYTINPAIAHGMSHLIGSIEVGKLADLVLWKPAFFGAKPEIVIKGGHIAWAQMGDPNASIPTPQAVYMRPQFAALGKAVGHTSFSFVSQAAQDADVREAYGLSKRTAAVKNCRNIGKADMKLNSTAPNIEVDPETYKVTADGEFLQCEPAESLPLAQKYFLF, from the coding sequence ATGCCCTACAACATGCCCCGCGACGCCTACGCCCAGATGTTCGGCCCCACCACGGGCGATCTCATGCGGCTGGGCGACACCTCGCTCACCCTCCGCGTTGAGAAAGACCTCACGTCCTACGGCGATGAGTGCAAGTTCGGCGGCGGCAAGGTGCTCCGCGAAGGCATGGGCCAGCGGGCCGGCGGCGACCCCGATGAAGCGCTCGACTACGTCATCACCAACGCCCTCATCGTCGACTACACCGGCATCTACAAGGCCGACGTCGGCATCAAGGCGGGGATGATCACGGGCATCGGCAAGGCCGGCAACCCCGACGTCATGCCCGGCGTCACGCCCGGCATGGTCGTGGGCGTCACCACCGAAGCCATCGCCGGCGAGGGCCACATTCTCACCGCCGGCGGCCTGGACACTCACGTCCACTACATCTGCCCGCAGATCGCCGACGAAGCGATCGCCTCCGGCCTCACCACGCTTGTCGGCGGAGGCACCGGCCCGGCGACGGGCACCTGCGCCACCACCTGCACGCCCGGCGCGAACAACATCGCGATGATGATGCAGGCCGTGGACGACATCCCCATGAACTTCGGCTTCCTGGGCAAAGGCAACACCGCCCTGCCCCAGGGCCTGCCCGAGCAGATCGCCGCCGGCGCGATCGGGATGAAGCTCCACGAAGACTGGGGCACCACCCCCGCCGCGATCGACTGCTGCCTCGGCGTGGCCGACGACATGGACGTGCAGGTCTGCATCCACACCGACACACTCAACGAGTCGGGTTTCGTCGAAGCCTCGATCGCCGCGTTCAAGGGACGCACGATCCACACCTACCACACCGAAGGCGCCGGCGGCGGCCACGCCCCGGACATCATCAAGGTCTGTGGCGAAGCCAACGTCATCCCGTCCTCGACCAACCCCACCCGGCCGTACACCGTCAACACGATGGATGAGCACCTGGACATGCTCATGGTCTGCCACCACCTCGACAAGAACCTACCCGAGGATGTCGCCTTCGCCGAGTCGCGCATCCGTGGCGAGACGATCATGGCCGAGGACATCCTGCACGACCTGGGCGCGTTCTCGATCATGGGCAGCGACAGCCAGGCCATGGGCCGCGTCGGCGAAGTCATCACCCGCACCTGGCAGACCGCCAGCAAGATGAAAGACCAGCGTGGCACGCTCGGCGGCGACACCGAAGGCCAGGGCGACAACGAGCGCATCAAACGCTACGTCGCCAAGTACACCATCAACCCCGCGATCGCCCACGGCATGTCGCACCTCATCGGCAGCATCGAGGTCGGCAAGCTCGCCGACCTGGTGCTCTGGAAACCCGCGTTCTTCGGGGCCAAGCCCGAGATCGTGATCAAGGGCGGCCACATCGCCTGGGCCCAGATGGGTGATCCCAACGCCTCGATCCCCACGCCCCAGGCCGTGTACATGCGTCCGCAGTTCGCGGCGTTGGGTAAGGCGGTCGGCCACACCTCGTTCAGCTTCGTCAGCCAGGCCGCCCAGGACGCCGACGTCCGCGAGGCCTATGGCCTGTCCAAGCGGACCGCCGCGGTGAAAAACTGCCGCAACATCGGCAAGGCCGACATGAAGCTCAACAGCACCGCTCCGAATATCGAAGTTGACCCGGAGACCTACAAAGTCACCGCCGACGGCGAGTTCCTGCAGTGCGAGCCCGCCGAGTCGCTGCCGCTGGCTCAGAAATACTTCCTGTTCTGA
- a CDS encoding M48 family metalloprotease produces the protein MSPRFSMFKMLGLPVAVCVVVSMVGCGMTPAASNTTAVRQLVRDHGGWSHQPAHQAQAEALLASLAPCLGESTDFTPRIRVIATSAPVAYAVAPCDVLVSEGLLDWATPDQVRAAVAHELGHLIEAEDGVVSALLGQPGMECPEARADHLGVGLLDAAGFDSSAMATLLSDLANHPTTRQAVQLHLEHRHGLLTQHTH, from the coding sequence ATGAGTCCCCGATTCTCCATGTTCAAAATGCTCGGGCTTCCGGTCGCCGTGTGCGTCGTGGTTTCGATGGTCGGCTGCGGGATGACCCCGGCGGCCTCGAACACCACGGCGGTTCGGCAGCTCGTCAGGGACCACGGTGGCTGGTCGCATCAGCCGGCCCACCAAGCGCAAGCCGAAGCACTGCTGGCGAGTTTGGCGCCGTGTCTCGGAGAATCAACCGACTTCACCCCACGCATCCGGGTGATCGCTACCTCGGCCCCCGTGGCCTACGCGGTGGCACCGTGTGATGTGCTGGTCTCGGAAGGTTTGCTGGACTGGGCCACGCCCGATCAGGTCCGCGCCGCGGTCGCCCACGAACTGGGGCACCTCATCGAAGCGGAAGACGGCGTGGTGTCGGCGTTGCTCGGGCAGCCCGGCATGGAATGCCCCGAGGCCCGAGCCGACCACCTGGGCGTCGGGTTGTTGGACGCCGCGGGCTTCGACAGCTCGGCCATGGCCACGCTCCTCAGCGATCTGGCCAACCACCCCACAACCCGCCAGGCCGTGCAACTCCACCTCGAACATCGCCACGGCCTTCTCACGCAACACACGCACTAA